Part of the Molothrus aeneus isolate 106 chromosome 8, BPBGC_Maene_1.0, whole genome shotgun sequence genome is shown below.
ACTCTGCAGCTGCAACTCCACAATCCATGGATACCTCATTGCTCTCAGCATCTGCTTCATCCCTTTTCTGCCACACTGAcctgctcctcttccctttccagGCAGGCAAAGCCCacaggctgagcacagaggagagggagcagctgctgccaaaccTGAGAGCTGTGGGGTGGAACGAGGTGGAAGGCAGAGATGCCATCTTCAAAGAGTTCCACTTCAAGGACTTCAACCGGGTATGAACATCAGGGGCACAGAGTTCTGCACACTGGGAGTCCCCTCTGCAAAGCTCAGCCAAAGAAAGCCCTCTGTGTCTCTCCTGAAATGGAATGGCTGAGCAAAATAATCTCCCCAAGACACCAAAGGGCTCAACCCAGCACAGTTTGTCTGGGAAACACTCCTCAGGAAGAGAAGAACCCACAGAAAACTCCCAGAATAGCCCAGGCCTTGCATTTGGTTGGGTTATGAAGCCACAGGGCGTGTAAAGTTGTTAATAATGGGAGTGAAAACCAGTATGTTGCAGGGTAAATGGTTCTGAATTAACTTTCCTTCTTACCCTGCAGGCCTTTGGCTTCATGACCAGAGTGGCTCTACAGGCAGAAAAACTGGATCACCATCCTGAGTGGTTCAATGTGTACAACAAGGTAAGGAACACGATGGTGAGGACAAAGCAGATCActtcagggagcagctccctcttCTGAGGGAtaaaacaggagcagcaagtgcTGTTCTCATCAGCAGGACCTTTTCCCTCAGATGCTATTCCCATATCACAGCCAGCCTTCAGCTACTACAgatcctttcctcctccttttatCCCGTCCAGCTGAGCAGTAGCTGCCAAAGGCTGGCACCAGCATTGCTTATTAAAATCTGTAtcaagcagcagccacaggaaaaGCTTCTGTGAAAAAGAGTGAGTTGAAAATGGGCACAGGTGGCTGCTGTGACCAAGGCAGGGGTGGCAGTGACAGCTTGTGGCCAGCatgagctgcagagaggagaaaaaccaGGCAAAGTGCCAGAGCGCCTCTGCCAGCGCAGGGAATTTTGCTAACAAGTTTGGAGCTACTGCCTCGTCAGATGCAGCACTGAGGGAAGCAGCCCTGCTGTTTCTGTCCACAACTCTGGGCCTGTCTGTCTGCCTTAGGTTCACATCACCTTGAGCACCCACGACTGCGGGGGTTTGTCGGAGCGAGACATCAACCTGGCCAGCTTCATCGAGCAGGTGGCAGCTTCCCTCTCCTGAGCAGAGATCCACCAGCCAAAACCCCACTGTGCCACTGTGTCCTGCACCCAAAGCCTTTTCCCACTTCCAAGCTAGATCCTGGATCCAGACAGCCTGACACCTCGGCAGCCCTTCCAGCGCAGCTCAGATGGATGGAGGCACTGCTCAGGGTGCATGTATCCACCTCTGATCTTGCACATTCCATCCTCAAACCCTTCCTTAGCCATGtgatcccacagccccagctgctgagcCTCTTATCTGAGCCTCTGTGATATCACAGTCATATCACAGAGTCacgggatggtttgggttggatgggaccttaaagatcacttCATTCCACCCcgtgccatggccagggacacctcccaccatcccaggctgctccaagccccatccaacccagccttggacactgccagaaatccaggggcagccacagcttctctgggcaccctgtgccagggcctcaccactctcatagggaagaatttctttccaatACCCCATCTAAACCTATTCTGTGTGAatcatttccccttgtcctgttacTACGTGCTCTTGTAGAAAATCCTTCTCCGTGTTTCTTGTCGgttccttcaggcactggaaggctgcaatgagGTCACCCCTAAGCTTCTTTTCTCtgggctgaacaatcccaattctctcagcctttcctcatagcagaggtgctccatcccctctGATCATCCTGGTACTTCCCCTGGTACAGGTCCAACAGGTCGATGTCCCTCCAGAGTCAAGTTACACCAGTAAATCTGTCCAGAGCCTGCCCCCATCCTGCCCCTGTTGTTGCTCCTTACCTCGTGGAATGTGCTTAAAACTCATTTTATGACCCCTTTGGCTTGTCTGTGTCCAAGCAGCAAGGTGCTGTGCAGTTTGTCATTGCTGTAGCTCCTCTCCAGCAGTATTACATCAGGCACGTGGTCTGACCCCAACTGGAGCCAGCCTTTCCTGGGATACCAACTGAAAATGTTTACAATAAACATCTCATTGAACCTGGTGGCTCTTTGCAGAGAGGCCTCACTGACCAAATGACACCAACAGGTTTCCCTGACTGCTCTAAAGAAGGCGCTGCTGCCACAAAAAACCTTCACACATAAATGGCAGGTGCCTTCACATCAGAGTGACTGGGGTCTGAAAGACAGAGAGGATCAAAGCCAGGGCAGGTAAAAACTGCTTGTGTAAAATCACAGCCAAGGCACAAATACAGGGAAAGGACAACCAAAAGGCACAAAAGCTGCATGGCACCAGGGCAAGGGCTGCTTAGGATGGAATACTTCCCAAAATGGGGTTGTGGGTGGATTTGGTGGTGCAGGATCTTCACTGATAAAATGAACAATTTCATGTGAAACCAAAACAGCATTTGATTTCAGCACCACAGTCTGGGGAAAAACACTACAAACACCCAGTTcaagtctttttttcttctcttttttaaacCCTTTTAAGTTCTACAAAGTATTAATAGAAAATCGATAGCTCTTAACTTCCAGCATCCTTGAACATCACACACAAGATGCAGACACGGACACCACCTTCATTTTGACAGAAGGACAGAGCAGCCCTCAGGCAGAGTTAGTAAGATTCATAAACCATCCTCCCTGCCACAGACCAGGCTGTGCATGAGCAAATTCCAGGTTCACATTCATTCAAACAAGCACTGAAGCAGGAAAATAAGAGCTCAGTGAGCCTAAATAGCTAAATGCACCATTTTAATACAAACCAGGGCCATTTTCACCAGCTCTCCAGCTATTTCAGCCTCCAGTTCAACCAGGGGCAAatcagagcaaagcagaaaactgCCATCAGATCAACTCATCTCATTTGTCCATTAAAAAGTCCTTGTGGATTTATTGGGCAAGGTATTATTGTGTTGTACGCAACCCTTccactcccctctcccccaAGTCATCAGAAAAGTGCAGATGAAATCCATGGCATGAAGACACACATCTCTTCTTGGTCCATCCCATTGGATATTCTTCATTCTAGTACCTAAAAACAGGTGAATCCCTTGGGAGTGCTTTGTACAAGCAACAAATTGAGTGTCCCgcttggaaaagcaggaaatccTGCAGGAATTCACAGTGGCAAGGATCCCTCCAGGTCTAAAAGTACCGTCCAGTTTCAGATCATAATCCAGTTCATcaaattcttctcttttttgtctttaaaacaaCCACACAGCCtggaaatctctttttccaggaCCATTTGGCATGATAAAGTGGATGCAGATTACATGTTAGGTGACAAGGATGAATAAAAACTACACACCAGGGAATTACAGTGGCCTACTCCTGACCACAGGATTACATTTACAGTATAGGACAAATACACATGGAACAATTAAACCCACAAATATTATTAATGAGCAAAGCCCAGAATAGAATACATTGACTTACAAATAACATCTTCAAATACATCCAAAAGTGTGAAATGGAGCACTGATCTGGTTAGATCCACCTACTTCCTGGGAGGAAAATGCAAccagggaaggaagagaagggagtTTTGCTCTCCTTCAGCCCACCCCAATCCACcccttctttcttttaaagcagaaacaaaaagagtacctcccttttttttttttttttgttctgttaaaTCTCGGTTCCAAAGAGAACCATCACAGTAGCCAGACACTGAAGACTGTCTCCAAACTCAGAGATACAGTAATGGTCACATTGGCAAGACCTTGAGAGAATAAATAGGTCCAATACAAACTGCCAGAGCTGATATCACCATCAAGAGACTCTCAGGCAATTCAATGATTTCAAAAGGGCTCAGAGACTTGCATGAAGTCATCAAGCTCAGGGCAGATGGCCAAAATGCTTGTGTCTCCTAGCACAGGGAATAAAGCTGTTGGAAAGCCAGGATCCTTCCCACAGTGCCTGGGCTGGTTTGTGCAAGAGCTGGTCAGTGACCTTCTCATTCCTTTAaattcctgtgctgcagccagggccagcttcAGGCtaacaggctggagcagagagaTGCCTTCAGATGCCCCGCACAGGACTGTGTAGACACAGCATGAAGTCTTCACCCACATGTGGGATTCTGCCTGGGAAACTCTGCTCCATGCAAAAAGCTGAGAGGAAACATGGGAAAGCCCTGCAGGAGTAACTCCAAGGCTACTTGAGAGATTCTGGCTTGTCCTTGAGGCCacaaggctgtgctgggaaaacCCTCTCATCctaaaaacagcaggaaaaaatacaaagggCTGAGCCACGTGCCCAAGGCTGGAACAGCTCTGACTTGCTGCATCCTTTCCCCTGTTTCTCCCAGCATCTTTGTAATACTGTGAAGGGACTTGGCTCATTACAACTACTATCCTACCTAACAGGCAAGGGTGCTTCTTCCTCTGAGGCCAGCCTGCCTTTGAGGTTTGTATTCAGAATTAGTACCATAAAGAAACGACCACAACCAAGGTCACGGTCAAACAGCTGAACCCTCCAACCCTCCCTGGCCTgccataaaaaaaaagccagagaagCATCAAGGCACAATGGTGAATGCCCTTTTGAGAATGTGCCTTAAAAGAATCAGTGCAAAGAGCTGAGATTACTGCTAATACAAAAGTCACCTTTTGATACTAAAAGACCGTGGATAAAAAAACCCTCTGCACACAACGTCCCTGGCTGTGacaggggccagggctggctggctcTGCTACAGCATCCTGAGGGGACAGTGTAAAACCTTCAAGTTCTGAACAGTGAAATGAGCTTTGCACCTCCCTCCAGATTTGTGCAAGGGAAAACAGCACTCCTGGGTGGTCAATGCATGTCTTCTACAAGAGGCAGGGGAGCAGAACAGCCACAGTGTACCTGGGGCTTTCAGTACCTTCCAGGTCCTGTCCCTATGCCACCTGCTTGGTTTCTACTTCTGCTGTTGTTCAAGAGATTCCAGAAAAGgagtttgtgttgtttttttctccccctcagCAGATATTGATTGCAGTCTCACTCATATTTCAAAGGGAGGCCATGACTACCTTCCCTCTGCCAATTTAGCAGTTCTGCATTACACAGATATAAGGCTCCCAGCAAGGTCTGTTAAATGCAGCAGCTTACAGCAATActcaagagaaaacaaaatttccaATTTACTGTCTGCCATTAGCTTCCAGGAAGATTGGAGCCGTGGAACACAATGTGAGAACTCAAATTTAACACTTGGCTGGACACTGGCTGAATACCAGGTCTGAGGAGGAGAAACAACATGGAATGAAGGGACACGCAGGATACCTGAGGAATTTGGAGCTGTGGAATGGACATTCAATTCACCATCAACAGCCATGATGAAAACAGGCaggggggagggaggaaaagccctaAAACTGAAATTGGGCATGAAAACAATGCAGATTTCAGAAGAGACTAAGacagggaaggaattcttccagATCAAGCCACCCTCAGACCTGCAATTGTAGGAACAAAGGAACTGCAATCTCTTTCCCTAGGAAACCTTTGGAACCACCCCAGTGCTGGCTGGCAAGGCACAGATTGTTGCACTACAGTCAGTGGTGGCTGGGAGAGCCGTTCATGTGCTTTTCAGTGCTGAGAACATCCGTGCTGTAGAGGCCATCCAGGTAGGCCTGGGAAATCTCTGCCACCAGGCTCCTGTCTGGGACGGACTGCGCCATTCCATAGATGGCTCCCTAAGCAGAGAAGAGAGGCTGTTACACAGGAGAAACACCCTCAGCCCAAACACCCCCTCCTCACTGTGTGCTGGCCTCCTCACCATGCCTGTGGTCTTGGCATTGAGGTCCTTCATGATGTCTTGGATGCTGTCCCTGACGTCCTTCAGGAACTGCTCAGCCACGCCGGGCTTGGTGTGCAGCTGCGTGATGCAGAGATggatgctgggcaggcagggcagagggcaCACATTAACCACCTCCAGTACATACAGCTCCATCTTTTCTGAgcccccaacagcagctgagccCTTCTGTGGCCAGTGATAACTGGGTATCTCCTTGAATCAGCATTCCCACTAAGGAGAATCCCTGCAAAATGCTTGCTACAACCagctccttcttccttccttcctgacTTCACAATTAGGTTAAAGTTTCTCACCTCATTCCAGGTACCTCTGGTGAGAAAAATGCAGCTGCCTGCAAGCACAGGGACCCCTGCCATcatttccctctccttcctcctcagcttctAACCCATCACCAGAAGGAAGCACCCACCTCTGAGCTATCACCTCAGACTCTCTGGACTTTGCTTCACATGGTCACTCacaatttttttcagtgcagcTGCATCTGGGAGCACTGGCCCCTTCCGCCCACAAAAGCCCAATTTCCCACTTAAGGAAAGTCTCTGACAAAGATTAATTTTACATTGAAAATGATCAACCATTGACtgttgttttgatttccttcacCTTCAGCGGGCAGGAGGAAGACAGCAAAAATCAATAAATCAATCTACAAAGCCTCAGTTAACTAAACATCAGATAGAGCCTTggttatttacatttttctgcttgtaTTAGACAGAGGTAAATAGAAAGTCCTCTGCCAGGCTCATTAAAATTACTATTACTTTATCTTCACTGCTGTGTAATGGCAATTACAAAAATGATTCCTGCTGTGCAGAGGAAAATTCTACACACAATTTATCAGCTATGGACAACAGTACTCAGCAAATCACGAGAGCTACATGGCCTGAAGTTGAGCATCTTGCTAAATACATCACTCCCTGGTCTCCACACACTCACCTTGGTGGAAACTGTAGGACATTCAAGTTCCATCCTTTTGCAGCTAAAAAATTAGATAATCGATAGATGTCAAAAGTGTCCGAGCCAATGGACAGGACAGACACCTCTGGCTTCCCAAAAATGAAGATGCTGTCGATTTTTCTCAGCcttgaaaagaaagaggagaaaagaaatgaCTGATCAATGTTACAGTATTCAGCCATTCTGTCCACCCAGCTGGAGCCTTAAAGGAAAAGCTACAAGAGGGAAGAGATGGCAGCACATTCCCACCCAAAAATCATACACCCAGCCCATGCCATTGGGGCTTGCCAGAGGACCTGGGTCATTACACACCCTAAAGTCAAGTAAACCCAGGAAACAAttgaaaagagagaagacagaaaagGGAAGACAGAAAATCAGCTTCTCTTACATAGCCACCCAAGCACCCCAACAAGGAGAAGTACAACCCTTCTTTCATCCTCCCTCCAGATTCCCCTTCAGCCATGGTTGAGGCAAAAGGAAGTCTCAAAGCCAAGCTGCGTGAAGGTGCCTGCACCCCTCAGCTATCTAGGCACAAATAAATGTTCTCCTAGAACTGCCCAGCAGGTAtcagggaaaaacaaaccaaaagcagTTTGGGAGGAGGGGTCCAGCAGGATCCAAACCCTTACTCTGACTCCAGGAAACGAGCTGTTTTAATGATCCTCTTCGT
Proteins encoded:
- the PCBD1 gene encoding pterin-4-alpha-carbinolamine dehydratase, which encodes MAGKAHRLSTEEREQLLPNLRAVGWNEVEGRDAIFKEFHFKDFNRAFGFMTRVALQAEKLDHHPEWFNVYNKVHITLSTHDCGGLSERDINLASFIEQVAASLS